Below is a genomic region from Paenibacillus rhizovicinus.
GATGCGCATATTGATCGTGTATATGGCGGAAGAGGAAAAGTGCTGTTCCAGCCTCCGCCAGCTACCTGAATGCTCAAGGAATGATTTTACGCTGGCGGAAGTCTTGGAAGATATCCATAAACATTTGTTCCGTATCGATAAAGTCATGGAAGCCGAACCGGCGGGCTTTCGATCCGTCCGCGAAGAAATCATAATCCCACGAGAACACGAAGTCTCCGAAACGCCAAGACGACACGTCTTTATACCTGTTTTGCTCCAAGTCGTATTTCTCCACCATGGAATTCCAGAGCGGTTCCTTGTCCGCCATGACCGTATCTAACGACATCTGTAAAGGAGGGGCGGTCTCGATTCCGAAGAACGCGCCGATCTTCGGCCACAGCTCATTCCAGCGGAAAAGATCGCCGTTCGTGATGTTAAACGCCTGATTGGCGCAGCGTTCATCGGTGGCCGCCCACACTGTCGCGCGAGCCAGCAAATTGGCGTCCGTCATTTCCAGCAGGCTGTGGTAGGCGCCCGGCTTTCCTGGAAAACGGAGCGGCAGACCGAGTTCCTTCGACATCGAAGCGTAGATCGCGATCACCATCGCCAAATTCATCGGGTTGCCCAATGCAAAACCGGCAACCACCGACGGACGCAGGGCCGACCACGTCCAGCTGCTTCCAGGCTGACGCCGTTCGAGAAATTGCTGCTGGTCGACGTTGAATTCGGGCGGCATATGATAGGCGTCCGTTTCCCGCGCCGGCGTCTTGAAAGGACCGAGATGCGCGCCGTACACTTTGTAACCTTGCATTAGACTGATGTGCTGCAGATTCGCGGCGATCGGCTCGATGGCATTCACGACGTTTACGAGCATGGCGAGGTTGGGCGGAACGAGCTCGGCCCATGTAGGGCGATCTTGATAAGCCGCGTAGAAGATATGGGTGACGGCCGTGAGATGCCCCAGCTTCACCCGGGTATCTTCTTCATCCAGCAGATCGACCGCCACATACTTCAGTCGTACGGAGTCTTCTCCACCGCGCCGCGACAAGCCGATAATATCCCACTCGGGGAGCGTCAGCAGATAGTCGATCAAATTCCGTCCGATGACGCCATTCGCACCGACGACAAGAGCGGTCTTGCGCAATTGAGTTTCACTTGGGTTCATACAGCATTCCTCCTCTTCTTCTAAGGACCATTGTGAGCCAGGACGGAGGAATTGAGAAGTACGCACTTTGAACTCCCATACGCACTTGAAAGTAATCATGTGCAGGCTGGGGGCTAGGAATCAGCTGCCGTGGAGTCGCGACATGAGCGCGAATTGCAAAATGCAAATTGCAAAAAGCCCCCTATGAAAGGGGGCTTGACGATCGATAGGCGTACTAGGCATGTTAGGCGTGTTAGCCGTACTAGGCGTACTTATTCAACCATGCTCTTCGTGGCTTCGTACAGATTGGAGACTTGTTGATCGATATCATCGCGCGACATGCGCAGGCGAGGCACGGAAGTACCGTATCCGATCTCCGATTTCCCTTCCGCTAACCCTTGGAAGATACCGTCCGCGAAAGCATCCAGCGGTTCTCCGTGCACATGCAGCCCGTCTCCGCCCAATTGGGTATTTACCGCCGGAGGCACCACTTCAATGACTTCCACCGTCGTATTCGAAAGCTGGTGTCTGAGGCTCATCGTGAACGAATGCAGCGCCGCCTTCGTGGCCGAATAGATCGGAGCGATGGCGAAGGGCGTAAATGCTAATCCGGAGGTTACGTTCAGGATCGCCGCCGCTTGTTTCGAAGCAAAATAAGGCGCGAACAGCATCGATAGATGGACCGGCGCTTCGAGATTGGTCGTAATTTCGTTATTGAAATAACGCCAATCGTTTATCGAATCCGCCTTCAGAACGTTAAATCGCTGTTGTATGCCCGCATTGTTCACCAGCACATTCACGTCCGGATGGTTCGCCTTTACCCAATCATACAAGGCTAAACGATCCGCTTCTTTGCTTAAATCACCGGCATACGTGATGAGACCCGGGTGTTTATCCTTCGCTTGCTGAAGTACGTTCTCCCGGCGTCCCGTAACAATGACAGTATTCCCTGATTGGATGAAGCGTTCTGCGAAAGCCAATCCGATTCCCGTACTTCCGCCTGTGACAAGGATGGTATTTCCGGATAATTTCATTAGGAATGCCTCTTTCCATTTGTTATTTTGGCTTATTCAACTTTACCCTGGCAGGGGCTGTTCAAACTTAGTTGTTCGCACTCTCGTCAGTCGAGAATGCAAGGTCCTTCTGTGCTTCGAGCAGTGCAAGCCGCTCGGTAAGCGCCTTGTGAATGACCGTATAGGAGTCACTTCCCAGGGCGATCCTCTTGGGAGCGGGAGTCCGCTCCACGCTGTCAATCATTAGGGTAACCATTTTTGCCGGATCGCCGATGGACCGCGCCGTCGCTTCCTCGAGCATGCGGCGCGCATGTATGGCAGGGGAAGCTTCATAAGCATCGATCTTCGAAGCAAGCTTGGAGCTCTTGTACCGGAAGTTGGTGTTTGCGCCGCCGGGCTCCACGATCGTCACGCCGATATTGAAAGCCGCCACTTCATGCATAACCGATTCCATGAAGCCTTCGATGCCCCATTTGGTCGCGTGGTACAACGAACCGCCTGGGAAAGCGGCTTGACCGCCGACGGAGGACAGTTGGAGGATCCGACCGCCGCCTTGCGCCCGTAAGTATGGAAGAACGGCGCGAACCAGTTGGATGGACCCGACGAGGTTCGTATCGAGTTGATGGTCAATTTGTTCGTCTGTCAGTTCTTCGGCTGCCCCGATCAGGCCATAACCTGCGTTGCTGACCACGACATCGATGCGGCCCAGGTCGTTAAATGCCTGCTCCACGACGCGGCGAATAGCTGGCGTATCGGTTACGTCGAGCTGGGTCACCCATAATAGATCGCCGTATTTGTGTTGGAGATCATTCATAACTTCCCTGTTCCGAACGGTTCCGGCAACGCGATCACCGCGTTCAAGCAGCTGCTCCGTCATCAGCCTCAGCCGGCCAAACCCGCTGCTGACGCCCGTGATCAACCATGTTCGTTGCGCCATCAAGAAAACCTTCTTTCGAATCGTTCTCAGTCGCTCATTATATAACTGACTGGTTAGTTAAGATGATAGAACTATCTAACCGGTTTGTCAAATGATATACTGATTCCAATTGTGACGCTCTTGAAGGGAAGATGCTTATGCGTAATTCGGAAGTAACGCGAGAACGTATTCTGGAGGCGGCGATGGCCGAATTCTCCGCGTACGGGATTATGGGTGCACGCGTGGATCGAATTGCCAAGAATGCCGGATGCAATAAAAACATGATTTACATTTATTTCGAGAACAAACAAACGCTGTTTAACACGATCTTGCGGTTACACCTTACGCGGGTGTATCAAGAAATCGACTTTACCCCTGAAGACCTGCCGGGCTTCGCGGTTCGCGTCTTCGACTTCGCGATATCGAATCCAGAGCTGATGCGCTTGTTGGTATGGTCCAATATCGAACAGCAAGCGGAAGGACTCGGCGATCGCGACGATTCGCGCAGCTTGAAAGTGCAATCTATAGCGGCTGCCCAGCAGTCGGGGAAGATCGGGACGGCGTTCCCGCCTGCCTTTATCCTGACGACGGTCATGACGCTTGCTACCGCATGGACAGTGGCGAACCCATTCGGTCTGCCGCTCGACTCGGAGAGCATGAAGAATGTCGACGCGTTGCGGGACGGGATCGCAGGAACGGTGAAGTTAATGATTCAGGCGGAGACGGTTGAAGCATCAAGCGAGGAGAAACGCTAGGTATACGCCTGCATTCATGGTAGTATATAGACCAACCTTAAAAAGGACGTGAACCGAGCAATGATCGACATCACCCTGCCTAGACCGGACGTAACCATAAAGAAAAAGAGTGATCCTCAGGAAAGCCATATTTACGGATTCACCGATTTCCACTTGATTTCCAGGGAAACGGGCGGAATCTTCATGTTCTACAACAGCAAAGATGAGCTGCTGTTCGTGGGGAAAGCGAGAAAGCTGCGCCCAAGAATCAAGAAGCATTTTGAAGATACCGTATCGCCGATCAAGAACCACCGGGATGAAGTGACGAGAATCGAGGTTTGCATCGTCGAGGGCCTTCTGGATCGCGCCATCTACGAAATCTACATCGCGAATAAATTCAGAGCGAAGTACAATCCGGACCGCGTGCTGTAAAACGGAACGGTGGCATACCGAGCACTCAAAAAGCACGAAACGTTATCCGTGGCGGATTTCGTTTCGTGCTTTTTTTGAGCTGGCTCAGCGGCCTGTGCCCTCACTCGATGCCATCCTTCGTAAACCGAACCGTGTAAAGTCAGGTTAATCTATTCGTTACCTATCTGCCATGCCTTTCCAATGCTATTCTTACCCTATATTAGATGCGCATCTGATGAACAACCGTTAACGACGGGAAGGGAGCCAATAAGATGAGTAAAGACCATGTCATTAAGTCGCTGCTTTCTGACAAAGTAAGCATGACGCCGAATGGATTTATCGCTGATCAGTTAAGCCCGGAACAGTTTGAAGCCTGCCATGAATTGTTCTTTGACAAAATCCTGGACATTCGCGCGTCCGATATTAGCGGAATAGAAGGGTATGGCGAGTTTGACGAGGAATGTAATACCCCATACCGCACCTGCGAGGAATTTCTGATCGGGACGTTCGCGGACGATCAAGAGGGGTACTGGTACAATTGGAAGGAGATGTTCGAGACAACGCCGCTTGAGCATGAATTCTACGAGAAGTACTTGCAGGAGATGAAGGACCGCATTCCTTATTGCGAAGGAAGACGTGATCTGGTGTATAACAATACGTTCTTCATTAATATGATCACGGACGGCAAGACGGAGGTCGGATTCCCGGACTGGAGCCGATCCGGCATCAGTGACTTCCTGCTCGATTTTGCCACGATGGACTTGAATAAGCCGTATTTGCGCATTCCGGAATTGTTGTTCGCCTACTGCAAGCGGAGGGACATCGTCATCCCGGACTTCCAAGAGAGATTCCTATGTATGGCTTATTATAAAGGGATCGATGTCCTCCGCTGGCATGCCTCGATCGATGATACGGAATCCTGCTTTTACATTATGAGATCCATCGGCGAACTGAAGGATCGCATGTACGCTTTGTAGAATACGCCTTATAGAAGGTGACCGGATGAAATACGAGAATGCCAACGATGTTATCCCCGAGGAGCTGTTGAAAGAAATCCAGAAATACGCGGCAGGGAAGCTGCTCTATATCCCTTCTCCCGAGGGGAAAAGGGCTTGGGGCGAAACGTCCGGCTACCGGGACCAGCTGCAGAAGCGCAATCGCATGATTCGCAATAAGTACGCGCATGGGCTGACGGTGTCGGATCTTGCGGACGAATACTTCTTATCCTTGGACTCGATTAAGAAAATCATCTACTCGAAGCAAGGCAATAAGGATCTCGCTTACTCGCCGACACTGGAATCCGCCGTGCATTATGCGAATGCAGGGATGATGGAAGAGTGGGTCCAATGCTACTTGCTGCTTACCCGGAAGGCCGCTCCGATGGTACAGGCGCTTATAGGGGAGCATGCCCTCTGCTTCGGAGTCATTAAGTTTCCGCTGCGTCTTATTCAGCCCGAAGCGGGCAGCCTTGGGATGGACCGTCCAAGCGAGAATGATGATACGGCTGCGACCCAGCCGCTTCTTCTTTATTACGAGGACGGGAAGTTTTATTGCACCGCGGAGCAGGAGCTGCTGGCTTCCTTACAACAACGCAAGGTCAATGCGTATCCCGCGATTATCGTGTTGCAAGGCAATGCCGAATATAAAAGGTTCATGAAATTCTTTGGCAACATCTTTATTTATGTGGATCAAGTGGGACAATATGCAGGAACCAGATTGTCCGAAAGAAGGTGAGGATGAACGCATGATCAACGCGGCACACATTATTTTATACAGCGCGGACGCGGATGCGGACCGGGTTTTCATCCGGGATGTGCTCGGCTTGGCAGGCGTCGACGCCGGCGGCGGATGGCTGATCTTCAAGCTGCCTCCCGCTGAAATTGCGGTTCATCCAACGGATGGACCGAGCAAGCAGGAGTTTTATTTTATGTGCGAGGACATCGAAGGGACATTGGCGGAATTAACCGCTAAGGGCGTCACGGTCTCGGAGCCCGTCAGCGAACAGAGATGGGGGCGGCTCGCTTCGATCAAGCTCCCGAGCGGGGCGGATCTCCCGATCTACCAGCCGCTCCACCCTGTCGCTTATGATCTGGAGAGTTGAACCGAAAGGATACGAACGATGCACGAAACAAAAGGCCATCCGGCGAAGGATGGCCTTAAGCTATTTGCGCGACGGTTAGCCGGCGATTCTGTATCCTTCCAGCGAATCGTTGCGAAATCAGGACATGCATCCTATGATGGATGATAGAGCGTTATCCTGAAAATAATCGGAGCTGAGGAGTGGGAAGCAGGATGCCGGCCAACGCCAAGAAGCTGCGCGCTTCGCAAAATCCGTATGTGCTGATGCCGATTCTGCTGCTCATGTGGGGATCGCTGGCCGCGGTAAGCAAGCTGCTGCTGCGCGAGATCGACAGCTATCATGTTTTATTTTATATGTACGGCTTTGCCGTGATTGCATTTGCGCTGATTCTGCTGGTGAAGAGACGGACCGTCACGGCTTATGTCTGGACTTCCCGGACCGCGGCGCTGCTGCTGGCTTGCGGGTTATTCAGCTTCCTATACGACTTTTTCTACATGCAGTCGCTCGCGAGGATTCCGGCCGTCGAAGCTTCCATGCTGAACTACTTGTTCCCGATCTTCATCGTGGTGTTCGCCATTCCGTTGCATAAGGAGAAGCTGAACCGCTACAAGCTGCTGTCGATCGCGATGGGCTTCCTGGGAACGGTGCTGCTCATGACCAAGGGGGACCTATCCAGTCTGGCATTCACGAACCCGGCCGGAGACGCGCTTGCGATTCTGGCGGCGGTCAGCTGGGGACTGTTCACCAATTTGGCCAAGAAGAACAAGCAGGATATGCTGCTCGGCACGTTCTTCATAACGGTCATCGCTTTCCTGCTGTCCGCGTGCAGCTTGATCGCGTTTTCGAGTCCGTCCGTGCCCGGTCCGTCTGCGCTTGGCGGCGTGCTCTGGCTGAGCATGAGCAATGTCGTGATCGGTTTCTTTCTTTATTTTCAAGCGCTGCGCTACTCGCCGGCATCGCTGATTGCGAGCTTCACCTTCGTCACGCCGTTCGTCACGCTCGCGCTCATTGTGCTGCTGCTGGGAGAGAAGCTGACGACGGTCGATTATGCCGCTGCGCTGCTCATTCTGGCCGGCGTGCCCGTTCAGCAGATCGGAAGCGCCATCGCCGCAAGAAGGAAGCAGCAGCTGATTAGCTGAGACCGGCATTTGCTTCTCCGGCTGCACATCTGTAAAGTGGAGGGTAACAGCTTAAGAGGGAGAGTCACCTATGAATCAGAAAGTTGAAAATCACTTCATGCTCAGCGAGGATATCGCGTACGAACAGACGATGTTCGGCGTGCTGGGCATGCGTATTACGGAATGCACGGAGGAGCGCGTGGTTGCCACGATGCCGGTCGGACCGGCTACCCGGCAGTATTTCGGCGTCTTGCACGGCGGCGCTTCGGTGGCGCTAGCCGAAACCGTGGCGAGCGTCGGTACCTATAATCTGATCGATAAGGAAACGCAGCTGGCCGTCGGCATGGAGATCAACGCCAACCACTTGCGCCCCAAACAGGACGGCATCGTCACCGCCACGGCGACGCCGCTGCACAAGGGACGGACGACGATGGTATGGGATATCAAGATTACCGACGAAGAGGATCGGCTGATCTGCGTCTCCCGCTGCACGGTGGGCGTCGTTCCGAAGGTTCGCTGACGGGCATCGCAGGAAGCCGATCTGGCATAGAGAAGCACGGACCGTGCTTCGGCAGCATACAAGAAGCTTTCCGAACCGCCGAATAACGGCGTGTAGGAAGCTTCTTTTTTATGGCTGGCATACCAGCCGTCCGCATTCCCTGGCTGAAGGTACCTGTAAACTTTAGCTTCGTTCCCCCTAAAACCTAACGTTTGTTGACTGCGGTCTTATGTTTGTTATCTGGAATGAGAGCGCCTACTTTCTATACAATGACATCAGTTAGATTGAATGGTGTACGCATTGAAACATGGAAAGCAGCTGCGGGAAACTGGTAACCCCGGCGCAGGATCACAGTGTTCGAGGCCATTTCGGATGAAAACGAATGCGCTTACAGAAAGCTGAAAGCGTGTACACACTAGCATGAGCACAACGGAAGGAGTGGCTAACATGGACATGAAGAGCGGACGAAAACGCCCGCGGGTGCGCTGGCGCACGCAGGATACCGAGCTGACGTTTCTGGCCTTGCCGACGACGATCTGGTACATCTTATTTTGTTTCTTGCCGATGTTCGGCCTCATTATCGCCTTTAAAGATTTCAAGATTCACGGTGGTTTCCTGAGCAACGTTATCCACAGCAAGTGGTCGGGGTTCAAGAACTTTGAGTTTCTGTTCAAGTCGAACGACGCTTGGGTCGTCATTCGCAATACGCTTGGCTACAATTTGATCTTCATCATTCTGGGCATCGTGGTGCCCGTCACGTTGGCGATGATGATCGGCCAGCTGCACAACAGCAAGGCCGGCAAAGTTTATCAGACGCTGATGTTCCTGCCTTACTTCTTGTCTTGGGTCGTGGTGTCCGCTATCGTGTGGGCGTTCCTCAGCTTCGACAAAGGGATCGCCAACCAGTTCCTGGGCAGCCTCGGCAAAGACCCGGTCAACTGGTACATGGAGCCGAAATATTGGCCGTACTTCTTGGTATTCATGAACGTGTGGAAAGGGCTGGGCTATGGCATGGTCGTTTACCTGGCGACCATCACCGGCATCGACAGCACGTACTATGAAGCAGCCGTTATTGACGGCGCTTCCAAATGGCAGCAAGCGCGATTCATTACGCTGCCCTTGATGAAGCTGGTTATCGTGATGATGTTCATTCTGGCGGTAGGACGCATCTTCTATACCGATTTCGGCTTGTTCTTCCAAGTGCCGCGGAATTCGAACTCGCTGTTCGATGTCGCGACTACGCTTGACGTGCTCGTGTACAGTCAGCTCAAAACCGCTACGGTGGGCATGGCTTCGGCTTCCGCATTCGTACAATCCGTGATGGGTTGTCTGACCATTCTGACTGCTAACTGGATCGTTCGACGCGTCGACCGTGAAAGCGCAATGATGTAAAGGAGGAAGCGGGAAATGTCATCAAGAACGCAATTCGAATCCGGATTGGATAAATTCAACCGGGTCAAAACCGGCACAAACGTCGGTTTCCATCTCATCTTTATCGTGCTGTCGCTGCTTTGCCTGATCCCGGTCATCGTGGTGCTGTCCATCTCGTTCAGCAGCGAAGATTCCATACGGAACGGCGGCTACCATATCTTCCCGACGGCTTTCTCCGGCGAGGCTTATCATTACATCGCCCAGCAAGGAAAGTTGATTTCAAAGGCGCTCGGCATCTCCGTACTCGTTACCGTCGTCGGCACGGTGCTTGGCGTCATGCTGACCACTTCGATGGGCTATGTCCTGTCCCGTCCGAATTATAAGCTGAACGGATTCCTGACTTGGATCGTCTTCATCCCGATGGTGTTCAACGGCGGTTTGGTGTCCAGCTACTACATCAACTCGAATTTGCTCGGGCTGAAGGATACGGTATGGGCGCTCATTCTTCCATTGGCCGTCTCGTCGTTCAACGTCATCATTTGCAAAACGTTCTTCCGAAGCACGATTCCGGACGCATTGATCGAATCCGCGGAAATCGACGGTTCGAGCCAGCTGCGCATCTTCTTCTCGATCGTGCTGCCGATTTCGCTTCCGGTACTGGCGACGATCGGATTGTTCCTCTGTTTCTCCTATTGGAACGATTGGTTCAACTCCATGCTGTACATCGACAATCAGGACCTGTACTCGCTGCAGGCGCTGTTGAACAGTTTGATGACCAACGTGGATGCCTTGGCCAAGAACGCGTCCGTCATGGGAATCAGCTACGCGCAGCTTGTCGCAACCATGCCGAAGGAATCCGCGAGGATGGCCGTCGCCATCATCATCGTGCTTCCCGTGGCGATCGCCTATCCGTTCTTCCAGAAATACTTTATTTCCGGTCTGACGGTCGGCGCTGTCAAAGGTTAATCCGAGCAACTTGAATAAGCCTGGATATTATCCGGTTTATATATCCGCCGCAACACATCAAAGGCGGGGTGCATGGAAAGAGAGAAAGATAATTAAAAGGAGGAACAACATCATGAAAAAGACAAAGAAGCAACTGCTTGCAATCGGCGCCGCGGCGCTCCTGACAACTGCTCTGGCAGGCTGCGGCAACTCGAATTCCGATTCGAACAACGCGGCTAACAACACGCCGGCTAATACGCCTGCGAATACGGCAACCGACGCCGGGACGAATGCGAACACGCCTGCGAAGTCCGGCGATGTGCCAACGCTCGTATGGT
It encodes:
- a CDS encoding SDR family oxidoreductase, whose protein sequence is MNPSETQLRKTALVVGANGVIGRNLIDYLLTLPEWDIIGLSRRGGEDSVRLKYVAVDLLDEEDTRVKLGHLTAVTHIFYAAYQDRPTWAELVPPNLAMLVNVVNAIEPIAANLQHISLMQGYKVYGAHLGPFKTPARETDAYHMPPEFNVDQQQFLERRQPGSSWTWSALRPSVVAGFALGNPMNLAMVIAIYASMSKELGLPLRFPGKPGAYHSLLEMTDANLLARATVWAATDERCANQAFNITNGDLFRWNELWPKIGAFFGIETAPPLQMSLDTVMADKEPLWNSMVEKYDLEQNRYKDVSSWRFGDFVFSWDYDFFADGSKARRFGFHDFIDTEQMFMDIFQDFRQRKIIP
- a CDS encoding SDR family oxidoreductase, whose protein sequence is MKLSGNTILVTGGSTGIGLAFAERFIQSGNTVIVTGRRENVLQQAKDKHPGLITYAGDLSKEADRLALYDWVKANHPDVNVLVNNAGIQQRFNVLKADSINDWRYFNNEITTNLEAPVHLSMLFAPYFASKQAAAILNVTSGLAFTPFAIAPIYSATKAALHSFTMSLRHQLSNTTVEVIEVVPPAVNTQLGGDGLHVHGEPLDAFADGIFQGLAEGKSEIGYGTSVPRLRMSRDDIDQQVSNLYEATKSMVE
- a CDS encoding SDR family oxidoreductase — its product is MAQRTWLITGVSSGFGRLRLMTEQLLERGDRVAGTVRNREVMNDLQHKYGDLLWVTQLDVTDTPAIRRVVEQAFNDLGRIDVVVSNAGYGLIGAAEELTDEQIDHQLDTNLVGSIQLVRAVLPYLRAQGGGRILQLSSVGGQAAFPGGSLYHATKWGIEGFMESVMHEVAAFNIGVTIVEPGGANTNFRYKSSKLASKIDAYEASPAIHARRMLEEATARSIGDPAKMVTLMIDSVERTPAPKRIALGSDSYTVIHKALTERLALLEAQKDLAFSTDESANN
- a CDS encoding TetR/AcrR family transcriptional regulator — its product is MRNSEVTRERILEAAMAEFSAYGIMGARVDRIAKNAGCNKNMIYIYFENKQTLFNTILRLHLTRVYQEIDFTPEDLPGFAVRVFDFAISNPELMRLLVWSNIEQQAEGLGDRDDSRSLKVQSIAAAQQSGKIGTAFPPAFILTTVMTLATAWTVANPFGLPLDSESMKNVDALRDGIAGTVKLMIQAETVEASSEEKR
- a CDS encoding nucleotide excision repair endonuclease — protein: MIDITLPRPDVTIKKKSDPQESHIYGFTDFHLISRETGGIFMFYNSKDELLFVGKARKLRPRIKKHFEDTVSPIKNHRDEVTRIEVCIVEGLLDRAIYEIYIANKFRAKYNPDRVL
- a CDS encoding CD3324 family protein; the protein is MKYENANDVIPEELLKEIQKYAAGKLLYIPSPEGKRAWGETSGYRDQLQKRNRMIRNKYAHGLTVSDLADEYFLSLDSIKKIIYSKQGNKDLAYSPTLESAVHYANAGMMEEWVQCYLLLTRKAAPMVQALIGEHALCFGVIKFPLRLIQPEAGSLGMDRPSENDDTAATQPLLLYYEDGKFYCTAEQELLASLQQRKVNAYPAIIVLQGNAEYKRFMKFFGNIFIYVDQVGQYAGTRLSERR
- a CDS encoding VOC family protein, coding for MINAAHIILYSADADADRVFIRDVLGLAGVDAGGGWLIFKLPPAEIAVHPTDGPSKQEFYFMCEDIEGTLAELTAKGVTVSEPVSEQRWGRLASIKLPSGADLPIYQPLHPVAYDLES
- a CDS encoding DMT family transporter, with the protein product MPANAKKLRASQNPYVLMPILLLMWGSLAAVSKLLLREIDSYHVLFYMYGFAVIAFALILLVKRRTVTAYVWTSRTAALLLACGLFSFLYDFFYMQSLARIPAVEASMLNYLFPIFIVVFAIPLHKEKLNRYKLLSIAMGFLGTVLLMTKGDLSSLAFTNPAGDALAILAAVSWGLFTNLAKKNKQDMLLGTFFITVIAFLLSACSLIAFSSPSVPGPSALGGVLWLSMSNVVIGFFLYFQALRYSPASLIASFTFVTPFVTLALIVLLLGEKLTTVDYAAALLILAGVPVQQIGSAIAARRKQQLIS
- a CDS encoding hotdog fold thioesterase; translation: MNQKVENHFMLSEDIAYEQTMFGVLGMRITECTEERVVATMPVGPATRQYFGVLHGGASVALAETVASVGTYNLIDKETQLAVGMEINANHLRPKQDGIVTATATPLHKGRTTMVWDIKITDEEDRLICVSRCTVGVVPKVR
- a CDS encoding ABC transporter permease, translating into MDMKSGRKRPRVRWRTQDTELTFLALPTTIWYILFCFLPMFGLIIAFKDFKIHGGFLSNVIHSKWSGFKNFEFLFKSNDAWVVIRNTLGYNLIFIILGIVVPVTLAMMIGQLHNSKAGKVYQTLMFLPYFLSWVVVSAIVWAFLSFDKGIANQFLGSLGKDPVNWYMEPKYWPYFLVFMNVWKGLGYGMVVYLATITGIDSTYYEAAVIDGASKWQQARFITLPLMKLVIVMMFILAVGRIFYTDFGLFFQVPRNSNSLFDVATTLDVLVYSQLKTATVGMASASAFVQSVMGCLTILTANWIVRRVDRESAMM
- a CDS encoding carbohydrate ABC transporter permease → MSSRTQFESGLDKFNRVKTGTNVGFHLIFIVLSLLCLIPVIVVLSISFSSEDSIRNGGYHIFPTAFSGEAYHYIAQQGKLISKALGISVLVTVVGTVLGVMLTTSMGYVLSRPNYKLNGFLTWIVFIPMVFNGGLVSSYYINSNLLGLKDTVWALILPLAVSSFNVIICKTFFRSTIPDALIESAEIDGSSQLRIFFSIVLPISLPVLATIGLFLCFSYWNDWFNSMLYIDNQDLYSLQALLNSLMTNVDALAKNASVMGISYAQLVATMPKESARMAVAIIIVLPVAIAYPFFQKYFISGLTVGAVKG